In Pseudomonas sp. P5_109, the genomic window ATGTTGAGCGAGATTCTGTGCATTGACGCTGAAAAGCACCTTGTCAGCCCCATAGGGGTCACCATGGCCGGGCTCCCAGCCAGCTGGGGCTCGGGTCAGGCCTCCCTCCCAGGCCGGGATGCTGCCATCCACGGTGCCAGCCCGCTCCGCACCGAAGGGGGTGAGTTGTTTGCCGAGTTGCTCCAGTTCAGCTGAAGTGGCCGCCTGTGCCGTGCTCAGGCCCCAGCATGCAAGCAGGGCGCTAAACAGCAAAGTCCGTTTGAACATGCTATTCACGAGGTGTCTCCTATTATTGTTAGAGGTCGGAGCGCAGGGCTGGGCGGCGTTCGCACAGCTTTCCAGCGGCGCCAGTGAATCAGATAAACAGGGTTCGATTGGCTATCAGATAGTCGCGCAAGGCCATGGGAGGTCGACCGGTCAACTGCGCAAAGCTGTCGGTGACAGGAATGTCGAGGTAATCGCGGGTTTCATGCCGGAAGTAGGTCATGAGCAAATCAAAGGCCTCTCCGGTGGCGGTGCGCAGGGGCTGGTCATCGTCCACCATCGTGACCGGCTCACCGATCACTTCGCCCAGTAGCTCGGCGAGCTGGGTAAAGTCGATGCGCTCAGTGCCGGTAAGCAGATACTCGTGACCCACATGGAGAGCGGCATCGCTTGCCAGGATCCTGGCGGCGGCTGCGGCAACGTCGCACTCAGACAACCACAGGCGTGATGCATGGGTGGCCTGCGGCATGGCCAGGCGCCGGTGTTGTTTAATCTCGGCAGCCAGGAACCAGGGCACATTGAACATCAGCCAACTGGCAACATTGAGGTAGGTCATGGGTAAGCCACTGGCATCAAATAGTGGCTTCGCGACAACCGAGAGGTTGGCCCCACAGCGGGTGGCCAGAATGTCCGGCTCCAATTGATCA contains:
- a CDS encoding NmrA family NAD(P)-binding protein codes for the protein MNKTSRVLILGATGNIGGLTAQALAVKYPAINLRLTSSRDAGCDLLRALHPQAEVLKADWYDPGSLPAAFTDVDKVFIVSPDFYTDENIVTPNLINAIQEAGCVAQVLRLISLPPGLTADQLEPDILATRCGANLSVVAKPLFDASGLPMTYLNVASWLMFNVPWFLAAEIKQHRRLAMPQATHASRLWLSECDVAAAAARILASDAALHVGHEYLLTGTERIDFTQLAELLGEVIGEPVTMVDDDQPLRTATGEAFDLLMTYFRHETRDYLDIPVTDSFAQLTGRPPMALRDYLIANRTLFI